One window of the Cryptomeria japonica chromosome 7, Sugi_1.0, whole genome shotgun sequence genome contains the following:
- the LOC131856787 gene encoding uncharacterized protein LOC131856787, which translates to MRIVTWNVRGLVASDKRGMLKRHLVKIAIDIVLIQETKCISEDIDKLIRFCKEWNGIFSPAFGRAGGLGILWNPSLVNITKSFEEKQGLSCQVQHRLSKLELELWNIYGPTNSQEKAKLWEEIRNCIAKNGNKKIIIGGDFNVILELADKRGGIRKVTRDILDFRNFIQKIEVVDCKPTDGWFTWNNRRQG; encoded by the coding sequence ATGAGGATCGtcacatggaatgtcaggggcctagTGGCCTCTGACAAACGCGGAATGTTAAAACGACATTTGGTAAAGATTGCGATTGATATTGTATTGATTCAAGAAACCAAGTGTATTAGTGAGGATATCGATAAGTTAATTAGGTTTTGCAAAGAATGGAATGGTATCTTTTCACCAGCATTTGGAAGAGCGGGTGGATTGGGGATTCTATGGAATCCCTCCTTGGTAAATATTACAAAAAGTTTTGAAGAGAAGCAAGGGTTATCTTGCCAAGTTCAGCATAGACTCAGCAAGCTGGAATTAGAACTTTGGAATATTTATGGACCTACTAATTCGCAGGAGAAAGCAAAGCTATGGGAGGAAATCAGAAATTGTATAGCTAAGAATGGGAATAAGAAAATTATAATAGGTGGAGATTTTAATGTGATCTTGGAATTAGCAGATAAGCGGGGAGGCATCAGGAAAGTAACCAGGGATATATTAGATTTTAGGAATTTTATACAAAAAATTGAGGTGGTGGATTGTAAGCCGACTGATGGTTGGTTTACATGGAACAACAGGAGGCAAGGATAG
- the LOC131856786 gene encoding uncharacterized protein LOC131856786 — translation MPKGFFIVVFASEEERQKILEGGLWTMNDKPMYIQKWYRNFNPLKTEPYEKPIWIRLNNLPMEYWSEEALEKIGRSMGTLMEIDVEIATRNSYLYARMKLAAVKRIPQLIKLRSHDMEWLQVIEIEEEKYFCSICGRRNHDSDKCRNNKNEKKSGVSQEAEGNNKKDLEEKACNLKSNCQSDIGLEEDEISEEDKDKDELEITDIRNIGQSMVMPVEKGIRGKGWKSNKMKREEEAAEKGFLSAQNS, via the exons ATGCCGAAAGGATTCTTCATTGTGGTTTTTGCTTCAGAAGAAGAACGGCAAAAGATACTGGAAGGGGGATTATGGACCATGAATGATAAGCCGATGTATATCCAAAAATGGTATAGGAACTTCAATCCATTAAAAACAGAGCCCTATGAGAAGCCAATATGGATTCGATTGAATAATCTGCCAATGGAATACTGGTCGGAAGAAGCCTTAGAAAAGATAGGCAGATCAATGGGAACCCTAATGGAGATAGACGTAGAAATTGCGACTAGAAATTCGTATTTGTATGCAAGGATGAAATTAGCGGCAGTCAAGAGAATTCCACAATTGATAAAATTGAGAAGTCATGATATGGAATGGTTACAAGTGATCGAAATAGAGGAGGAGAAATATTTTTGCTCTATATGCGGAAGAAGAAACCATGATTCAGATAAGTGCAGAAATAACAAAAATGAGAAAAAG AGTGGGGTGAGCCAGGAGGCGGAGGGAAATAACAAAAAGGATCTTGAAGAGAAGGCATGTAATTTAAAGTCAAATTGTCAAAGTGATATCGGGTTGGAGGAAGATGAAATTTCTGAGGAGGACAAAGATAAGGATGAATTAGAGATAACAGACATTAGGAATATAGGCCAGTCAATGGTTATGCCAGTAGAGAAAGGGATTAGAGGTAAAGGTTGGAAATCTAACAAAATGAAAAGAGAGGAGGAGGCGGCTGAGAAAGGATTTCTTAGTGCACAAAATTCTTGA